GATGGCCACGATCGTCTCGCCGCCGCGAGCCCGGCGAACGATGATCCTATGCTCAGCCAGCTTCGCACAGTCGAACGCGTGCAGCGGCTGGCCAATCTCGAACATCACGTAGTTGGTCACGTCGACGACGTTATTGACGCTCCGCACCCCGACCGCCTCGAGCCGCCCGACCAGCCACGCCGGCGATGGCCCGATCTTAACGCCCTCGATCACCCGGGCGGTGTACCGCGGACACAGGTCCGGATCATCCACCCGCACCGAACAGAGCCTGGCCGCCTCGGCTGGGCTTTCCTTCAGTTCGATCTGCGGGAGCCGCAGCGTCCGTCCCAACACCGCCGCCGCCTCGCGGGCCAGCCCGATCACGCCCAGGCAATCCGGCCGGTTGCTGGTCACCTCCACGTCCAGAACCGCCTGGTCGCCCTCGCCAATCAACTCTTCGAGGCTCAGGCCCGACTTGGTCAGCCGCTCGGCCAACTCCTCAGCCGAGCAATCCACATCCACATATTCCTTGAGCCACTCAAGTGGTGCTTTCATTCCATCAAACTCCCTGCATCGGACGGAAACTCGTATGAATACTTTATTGTCTTGCCTCCCGCAATTCCACACAAGGCAAAAATCATCGGGGCCAAGGGCTTGAGCGGGCAACGGCGTACAGAAAAACCGAGGGTTGTCAAAGTCGCGATTTGGCTGTACAATTGCACGTATTCAGGGTGGTTGGCAGCTTCCAGGGTGCGGGAGGATCAGGGTGAGTGGGACGTTTCGCCAGAACCCGTTGGCGGATGGCACGTCAAAACGACTGAGTGAAAAGCCCGCCGTGCTTGTCGTGGATGATGAGGAATCGATCCGCGAGACTCTGCGGGTGGTCCTGGAGAACCAGGGCTACCGGGTCGAGACCGCCGAGACGGCTCAGCAGGCCTTGAAGGCTGCGGAACTGGCCCGCATCCATTCCGTTCTGCTCGATATCCACCTGCCGGATGCTGGGGGAATGGACCTGCTCGAACCGCTGAAGCACACCAACCCGGACATGGGCGTCCTGATCCTGACCGGTAACGCCTCGGTGGAGACGGCGGCCGAGGCCGTCCGGCGCGGGGCCTGGCGGTATCTGACCAAACCGCTGAACCTCGACCAGGTCCTTCAGGCGGTTCGGGAATCCGTCGAGAGACAGCGGCAACTCCAGCTTCAGCGCGAGACCCAGGACGAACTCGAGTGCCGGGTCCGCCAGCGGACTCAGGAACTCGCCGAGGCCAACGCCGCCCTGCGGAAGGAAATCGAGGAACGCAAGCGGTCGGAACGCGAGCTGGCCGCCGTCCGCGAGGAACTGGCGGCAGAGCTTAAGGAGATGGTCCGTTTGCACGAATTGGGCACGCGGCTCTCGCCCGAGGTCGATTTCAACGAACTCCTTCGGGAGATCCTGGAGGCGTCGGTGTCGCTGCTGGGCTCGACAATGGGCTGCATTCAGTTGCTGGATCATCGGCGCAACGTGCTGACGATGGACGCGGCCATCGGCTACGGTCCGGGATACGCCGACCTCTTCTGCGAGGCGCATCCCGGTTTTGCGGCCTGCGGCTGCGCCTGGCGGCGCGGGGCCCGCGTGATTATCGAAGACGTGCGGTCCGACCCGGTCTACGCCGAACGCGGATTGCGGGCGGCGGCCGCGAGGGCCGGCTACCGTGCGGTCTGCTCGACCCCGCTGTTCACCCGAACGGGCGAATTCCTGGGCACGCTGTCGGTCAATTTCCGCCAACCGCACCGTCCGAGCGACCGGGAGTTGAGGCACCTGGACCTGTACGCCCGACAGGCGGCTGAGATCATCGAGGCGGCAAGCCGCCGGCTCGAGCGCGAACGGATCGAGCAGCGGCTTGAGGTCCTGGTCCACGAGCGCACAGCGGAGTTGGGCAAGGCCTACGACCGGCTTCGCGACGAGTTGGAGTGGCGTCAGGTCGCCGAACGGGCACTCCGGGAGTCCGAACGGAAATACCGCATGATCGTGGAGAACTCGCCGCTGGGTATCTGTCACTTCGACGCCGGCGGCGTGATCACCGCCGGCAACGAGGCGCTGCTCCAGATGCTCGACGGCGACCGGAAAGACCTGATCGGGTCCGAACTGCTCGCCCGGATGGCCGATCCGCAGATGCGCGAAGCGATTCAGGCCGTTCTGGCCGGCCGCTGCGCCACCTACGACGGCCGATACACCTCCATGCTCACCGGCAAGACGCTGTCCCTCAGCGCCCACCTTGCCCCGATCCAGGACGATGAAGGTGTGATCCAGGGCGGCGTGGCGATCCTTCAGGACGTCAGCGCCCGCCGCGAAGCCGAGCAAGCCCTGCATCGCCGCAGCGAGGAGTTGGCCCGGTCGAACGCCGATCTCCAGAAGTTCGCCTACATCGCCTCGCACGACCTGCAGGAGCCGCTCCGGATGGTCGCCTCGTTTCTCGGGTTGATCCAGCATCGCTACGGCGGGCGGCTCGACGGCGACGCCGACACGTACATCAACCAGGCCGTCGAGGGGGCCCGGCGGATGCAGGCGCTGATCCGCGGACTGCTGGCCTACTCGCGGTTGAGCAC
The sequence above is drawn from the Phycisphaerae bacterium genome and encodes:
- a CDS encoding response regulator; the protein is MSGTFRQNPLADGTSKRLSEKPAVLVVDDEESIRETLRVVLENQGYRVETAETAQQALKAAELARIHSVLLDIHLPDAGGMDLLEPLKHTNPDMGVLILTGNASVETAAEAVRRGAWRYLTKPLNLDQVLQAVRESVERQRQLQLQRETQDELECRVRQRTQELAEANAALRKEIEERKRSERELAAVREELAAELKEMVRLHELGTRLSPEVDFNELLREILEASVSLLGSTMGCIQLLDHRRNVLTMDAAIGYGPGYADLFCEAHPGFAACGCAWRRGARVIIEDVRSDPVYAERGLRAAAARAGYRAVCSTPLFTRTGEFLGTLSVNFRQPHRPSDRELRHLDLYARQAAEIIEAASRRLERERIEQRLEVLVHERTAELGKAYDRLRDELEWRQVAERALRESERKYRMIVENSPLGICHFDAGGVITAGNEALLQMLDGDRKDLIGSELLARMADPQMREAIQAVLAGRCATYDGRYTSMLTGKTLSLSAHLAPIQDDEGVIQGGVAILQDVSARREAEQALHRRSEELARSNADLQKFAYIASHDLQEPLRMVASFLGLIQHRYGGRLDGDADTYINQAVEGARRMQALIRGLLAYSRLSTQSHPRAAVSCRKVLEQVLSNLQSRIDETGAKVLYDAMPTLKADEIQLVQLFQNLIENALKFRGNGDPEIRITAENRDGGWHFCVRDNGIGFEPEYAERIFVIFQRLHSQDRYPGAGIGLAVCKRIVERHGGRIWVESDRGRGASFHFVIPQQAAEGDLPQ